The genomic DNA TACCTGGAATTAAAGacgatgaaaatttatataatttaaataatcacAAATTAAACGTGAACATTGTTGCAAATAATTACCTCCTTGTTCGGTACTTTGATCACGAAAGCAACCGGAAGTTCTCCCTCGAGTTCAGCCGGTACGGCTACCACTGCCGCTCTATACACCGAAGGATGTCGTTCAAGAATAGTCTCCATTTCCGTGACCGATAGACAACAGTCTTTGTACTTGATAAAATCCGACATCCTGCCAACTATGAACACCTCTCCGTCATCGTCGTAGTAACCGATGTCACCAGTGTGAACCCATCCTAACGAAACAAATAACGTGCTCGCAATACGGAAAATGTTTAGCGATACGTTAATAGAGACAAACCTTTCGAATCGATAgcttttttagtcgcctcaGGATTCTTCAGATATCCTTTTAGCTGCGTGTCTGTCATTACACAGATCTCTCCCTGTTTATTCGGGCCTAACGCCTCTCCCGTTTCCGTGCTGACGATTTTGACTTTGACACCCTCTCGAACGTAACCGCAGCCACCAggtttaaaatttttgttcgTTTGCCCGGTGATGCAGTTCCCAACGTCGGTCGAACCTGAAACAAAGTTCGCCGGATACCTAATTCCTGTTCATCTATCTTACATTGATAGCaggcgaaagaaaaagagagtaCCGTATGCTTGCAAAAGATTTATTCGTGGTAGAAGTTCGTTCATCGCTTTGTGAATGTCACGACTGAACGGGGAGCCACCAAACCTGATAGTCTTCAGGTTCGTCGAACGATACAGTTCTATTAAGCCCAACTTGTAGATTTGTCTGATCTGATTTGTGTCCGCTCCGTAATATTCCACCTGAAACGAGATTCCGTCATCGCTTGACCTAAATATCAAAGCGAGTCAATTTaccttatatttttttatcacttCACCGTAATATTTCGCTTCTTTGTAATCGTCGACGATGACTCTGGTTGAATTACCGCGAAACGCTTCCATCATGAATAAGATGCAATAAATCCATCGTAAACCTGCTATGCACAAAGAAACACTGTCTTTTGCGAAAATGGCATAGTCTGGGTGCAGCATCGTCTTGAAGCTCAGGTGACTCAGTTCCGCCATTTTTGGCGTCCCAGTCGAACCAGAAGTCCCGATGTACATGACTGTCTGCTTTGGATCCTCGATCTTTGCGCAACGAAATTTCTCCACCTCGGACAACTTtctgttttttaaaatatcattcAGAGACACTTCGTTAGGGACTCCGTCTTCGAACACTATTCTTTGTATTTTCGTATTCAGCTCGTTCTGTGCAGCATCGAAATTCTCTACCGCAAATTCGTGGAGGAAAATCACTTTCGGCGAGACTGTACTTAGAAAATGCTGAAAAACACCTGAAACAGAGTTGAACAATTTCTTCAGGACACTTCAGATCTAGGGGTACATATGTTACTTATCTTCAACATTGagttgaaatatttctgttaTTATAGGTATACGTATATTGCAAGttaaaaaagatagaaagtgACAAAAGAATTGATTACGTGTAGGTAATTCGTGATACTCCACGGCACAAATGGCACCGATGTATATGGAGGCCAGGAAGGGGACGTAATTGTCGAAATGACAAGAGGTACAAATGCCCACTACGTCTCCTGGTTTGATTCCTTGTTCTTTCAACCAAATTGCACACTTTATAGTTCTCTCTCTCATTTCTCTATACGTAACTTGCTTCCCTGTAGCGGCGTCTATCTAAAACGTGCACCAATGAAGGACGTTTAATTTAGGATATAGGTAGACCAACAATATCGGTTAAAGTTGTACCTGTCCCACTAGATCTGGTTTCTTCTGAAAAATTTCCAGGATTATGTCCCCGACATTGTTATGCGTCTCAGGGTGTACCATTTTTTTTCCGATAAGAATATTGTCCTTGATGGTGAAATTCGCCTAAACGAGATACGAATACAAAACAGACtatatttcttgaaatatCATCTTTtatgttgctttttatttatCTGTAAACTTATTTCAGTCCGAAACTCGTTGAACCAATCTTACGCATAATTCGTAACTCTTGATTTCGTTTTTACTATCAacgtttaatttattcatttatcaGCGTAGCTTATCTAACCCTGATGAAGCCAAATTCAATTGattcaaaaaaaaagagggagagaaaaaaaaaaataaaaacaataaaacAACTTACACCCGAATGCTACGAATTACTTACGTAATATCGTTTGCAAACACCTACCTGATTCTTATGCGGATCGTGTTTCGTCCCGTTCATCATCtttaacttttatttcttttatcaatttacagaaaatatttttgttactttcGGAGACGTCGATACCGTTCGACATACGGCTTCACGTGGTGTCCGTTTAACTGTATGATGTTTCGAATTCTGAACAATTTAACAGTTTCTCAGTGTTTTATAGCGTTATAAGTAGATATCATTTGTTTACTTTCTGACAGGGTCGAGAAATGC from Osmia bicornis bicornis chromosome 15, iOsmBic2.1, whole genome shotgun sequence includes the following:
- the LOC114877374 gene encoding 4-coumarate--CoA ligase 3-like, which produces MMNGTKHDPHKNQANFTIKDNILIGKKMVHPETHNNVGDIILEIFQKKPDLVGQIDAATGKQVTYREMRERTIKCAIWLKEQGIKPGDVVGICTSCHFDNYVPFLASIYIGAICAVEYHELPTRVFQHFLSTVSPKVIFLHEFAVENFDAAQNELNTKIQRIVFEDGVPNEVSLNDILKNRKLSEVEKFRCAKIEDPKQTVMYIGTSGSTGTPKMAELSHLSFKTMLHPDYAIFAKDSVSLCIAGLRWIYCILFMMEAFRGNSTRVIVDDYKEAKYYGEVIKKYKVEYYGADTNQIRQIYKLGLIELYRSTNLKTIRFGGSPFSRDIHKAMNELLPRINLLQAYGSTDVGNCITGQTNKNFKPGGCGYVREGVKVKIVSTETGEALGPNKQGEICVMTDTQLKGYLKNPEATKKAIDSKGWVHTGDIGYYDDDGEVFIVGRMSDFIKYKDCCLSVTEMETILERHPSVYRAAVVAVPAELEGELPVAFVIKVPNKEVTESELMKHFESNMPDYYTLSDVKFLGKIPTTNTGKVAKNELKQKLSNGML